TGTTCGATATCTTCTTTTTCAAGATAGGGGTACATAACCAATACATCTTGAAAGGAGTGTCCCGAAGCCACAAGCCCAACAATCATACTGACCGTGACTCGCAATCCTCGCACACATGCTTTA
Above is a window of Spartobacteria bacterium DNA encoding:
- a CDS encoding DUF433 domain-containing protein — translated: MNKFDRITFNPTVMGGKACVRGLRVTVSMIVGLVASGHSFQDVLVMYPYLEKEDIEQSLSYAAWRVEEVDVPLVYA